In Triticum aestivum cultivar Chinese Spring chromosome 5B, IWGSC CS RefSeq v2.1, whole genome shotgun sequence, the following proteins share a genomic window:
- the LOC123112597 gene encoding olee1-like protein — MARNCRAPAAAFMAPLLVAAAVVVSFLGGGAEARKSSNITVVGSVYCDACSNNTFSKHSFFLKGARVLIQCNFKVNSSAAPEEISLEAERTTDQHGVYKLDVPPVDGFECREGHELRSACRATLVRSSSAACNVPGLRGSTQHIALRGPRGAAACFLNLNALNFRPAKRDRKLCHGGGSNAFGSSLFFWPFLPLFWPPPLGLPSPAAPGAAGGTVSFPWPFHVPEWLVPFLRPPFLPFPLYQPAPVSSTAPPPFERFPPPQRTAARP, encoded by the exons ATGGCGAGGAACTGCAGAGCTCCCGCCGCAGCGTTCATGGCGCCgctgctggtggcggcggcggtggtggtgtcgttcttgggcggcggggcggaggcCAGGAAGTCGAGCAACATCACGGTGGTCGGCTCCGTCTACTGCGACGCCTGCTCCAACAACACCTTCTCCAAGCACAGCTTCTTCCTCAAAG GGGCTCGGGTGCTGATCCAGTGCAACTTCAAGGTGAACTCCAGCGCGGCGCCGGAGGAGATCTCGCTGGAGGCGGAGCGCACCACGGACCAGCACGGCGTGTACAAGTTGGACGTGCCCCCCGTGGACGGCTTCGAGTGCCGGGAGGGCCACGAGCTCCGGTCGGCGTGCCGCGCCACGCTCGTCCGGAGCTCATCGGCCGCCTGCAACGTCCCGGGCCTCCGCGGCTCCACGCAGCACATCGCGCTCCGGGGCCCCCGCGGCGCCGCCGCCTGCTTCCTCAACCTCAACGCGCTCAACTTCCGCCCCGCCAAGCGGGACCGTAAGCTCTGCCACGGCGGCGGCAGCAATGCGTTCGGGTCGTCGCTCTTCTTCTGGCCGTTCCTGCCGCTCTTCTGGCCGCCGCCGCTCGGGCTCCCGTCGCCCGCCGCGCCGGGAGCCGCCGGAGGGACGGTGTCGTTCCCGTGGCCGTTCCACGTGCCGGAGTGGCTGGTGCCGTTCCTGCGCCCGCCCTTCCTGCCTTTCCCGCTCTACCAGCCGGCGCCGGTGTCATCAACGGCGCCGCCCCCGTTCGAACGTTTCCCGCCACCACAACGAACGGCTGCTCGGCCGTAA